The following are encoded together in the Mumia sp. Pv4-285 genome:
- the gyrA gene encoding DNA gyrase subunit A, translating to MPPERIERVELQTEMQRSYIDYAMSVIVARALPDVRDGLKPVHRRVLYAMYDGGYRPDRGFSKCSRIVGDVMGQYHPHGDTAIYDTLVRLAQPWVLRYPMVAGQGNFGSPGNDDAAAMRYTECRLAPIAMEMVRDIDKETVDFTPNYDGRSMEPTVLPARIPNLLVNGSAGIAVGMATNIPPHNLREVAEGAIWALEHPDASREELLDALMERIKGPDFPTNAMIVGTKGIEDVYRTGRGSVPMRAVVDIEEDSKGKIQLVVKELPYQVNPDNLLTKIADLVNSGRVQGISDVRDESSSRVGRRLVVELRRDAIARVVLNNLYKHTELQSNFSANMLALVDEVPRTLTLDQFITNWIEHQVEVIRRRTEYLLRKAEERAHVLRGLVKALDMLDEVIALIRASQTTEDASDGLIRLLEIDEIQARAILDMQLRRLAALERQKIIDELAEIESEIADYKDILANVTRQRSIVAEELTTIVEKYGDDRRTRIIPADGDLSMEDLIPDEDVVVTITRGGYVKRTKTDLYRVQKRGGKGVRGATLRGDDIVDHLFATTTHQWILFFTTAGRVYRAKAYQLPEAGRDAKGGHVAGLLQFQPDERIAQVLAIRDYFQSPYLVLATKHGLVKKTRLADYNSPRQAGVIAINFRDPDDELVGAELVSPDDDLVLFSRRAQSIRFTADDDALRPMGRATSGVTGMKFRETDELLSMAVIQPGTHEDEQFVFTATNGGYAKKTPVGQYRVQGRGGLGIKAMKLQDERGSLVGAMVVDDEDEIIAIKASGQVTRSRVADVTFTGRDTMGVKFVGVKGDDEVVALARNEENSTLLDTVDESDAEETVEATEPETNAPDAQEEA from the coding sequence ATGCCGCCGGAGCGGATCGAACGCGTCGAGCTGCAGACCGAGATGCAGCGGTCGTACATCGACTACGCGATGAGCGTCATCGTCGCCCGCGCGCTGCCCGACGTCCGCGACGGTCTGAAGCCGGTGCACCGCCGGGTGCTGTACGCGATGTACGACGGCGGCTACCGCCCCGACCGTGGCTTCAGCAAGTGCTCGCGCATCGTCGGTGACGTCATGGGTCAGTACCACCCGCACGGCGACACCGCGATCTACGACACCCTCGTACGCCTGGCGCAGCCGTGGGTGCTCCGCTACCCGATGGTGGCGGGCCAGGGCAACTTCGGTTCGCCGGGCAACGACGACGCCGCGGCGATGCGCTACACCGAGTGCCGACTCGCGCCGATCGCGATGGAGATGGTCCGCGACATCGACAAGGAGACCGTCGACTTCACGCCGAACTACGACGGCCGGTCGATGGAGCCGACGGTCCTGCCAGCACGCATCCCGAACCTTCTCGTCAACGGCTCGGCCGGCATCGCCGTCGGCATGGCGACCAACATCCCGCCGCACAACCTCCGCGAGGTGGCCGAGGGAGCGATCTGGGCGCTCGAGCACCCTGACGCGTCGCGCGAAGAGCTCCTCGACGCACTCATGGAGCGCATCAAGGGCCCCGACTTCCCCACCAATGCGATGATCGTCGGCACCAAGGGCATCGAGGACGTCTACCGGACCGGTCGTGGTTCGGTGCCGATGCGCGCCGTCGTCGACATCGAGGAGGACTCGAAGGGCAAGATCCAGCTCGTCGTCAAGGAGCTGCCCTACCAGGTCAACCCCGACAACCTGCTGACCAAGATCGCCGACCTGGTCAACTCGGGTCGTGTCCAGGGCATCTCGGACGTCCGTGACGAGTCGAGCTCGCGCGTCGGACGCCGCCTGGTCGTCGAGCTCCGCCGCGACGCGATCGCGCGAGTCGTGCTCAACAACCTCTACAAGCACACCGAGCTGCAGTCCAACTTCTCGGCCAACATGCTCGCGCTCGTCGACGAGGTGCCCCGCACCCTGACGCTCGACCAGTTCATCACCAACTGGATCGAGCACCAGGTCGAGGTCATCCGGCGTCGCACCGAGTACCTCCTCCGCAAGGCCGAGGAGCGCGCCCACGTGCTGCGCGGACTCGTCAAGGCGCTCGACATGCTCGACGAGGTCATCGCGCTCATCCGAGCGAGCCAGACGACCGAGGATGCGAGCGACGGGCTGATCCGCCTGCTCGAGATCGACGAGATCCAGGCTCGCGCCATCCTCGACATGCAGCTGCGTCGCCTTGCCGCGCTCGAGCGCCAGAAGATCATCGACGAGCTCGCCGAGATCGAGTCCGAGATCGCCGACTACAAGGACATCCTCGCCAACGTCACGCGCCAGCGTTCGATCGTGGCCGAGGAGCTCACCACGATCGTCGAGAAGTACGGCGACGACCGCCGTACGCGCATCATCCCCGCCGACGGCGACCTGTCGATGGAGGATCTGATCCCCGACGAGGACGTCGTCGTCACGATCACCCGCGGCGGCTACGTCAAGCGCACCAAGACCGACCTCTACCGCGTGCAGAAGCGCGGCGGCAAGGGCGTCCGCGGTGCCACGCTGCGCGGTGACGACATCGTCGACCACCTGTTCGCGACGACGACCCACCAGTGGATCCTCTTCTTCACCACCGCCGGCCGCGTCTACCGCGCCAAGGCGTACCAGCTGCCCGAGGCAGGCCGAGACGCCAAGGGCGGGCACGTCGCCGGTCTTCTCCAGTTCCAGCCGGACGAGCGCATCGCCCAGGTGCTGGCGATCCGCGACTACTTCCAGTCGCCGTACCTGGTCCTCGCGACCAAGCACGGCCTCGTCAAGAAGACGCGGCTCGCCGACTACAACAGCCCGCGCCAGGCCGGCGTGATCGCCATCAACTTCCGCGACCCCGACGACGAGCTGGTCGGCGCCGAGCTCGTGAGCCCGGACGACGACCTGGTGCTCTTCTCCCGCCGGGCGCAGTCGATCCGATTCACGGCGGACGACGACGCGCTGCGTCCGATGGGCCGGGCCACGTCCGGCGTCACCGGCATGAAGTTCCGCGAGACCGACGAGCTGCTCTCGATGGCCGTGATCCAGCCGGGGACGCACGAGGACGAGCAGTTCGTCTTCACCGCCACCAACGGCGGGTACGCCAAGAAGACCCCAGTCGGGCAGTACCGGGTCCAGGGACGCGGCGGTCTCGGCATCAAGGCCATGAAGCTCCAGGACGAGCGCGGATCGCTTGTCGGGGCCATGGTCGTCGACGACGAGGACGAGATCATCGCGATCAAGGCGAGCGGCCAGGTCACCCGGTCCCGCGTCGCCGACGTGACTTTTACCGGCCGTGACACGATGGGCGTCAAGTTCGTCGGCGTGAAGGGGGACGACGAAGTGGTCGCCCTTGCGCGGAATGAAGAGAACTCGACACTGTTGGATACTGTCGACGAGTCCGACGCCGAGGAGACGGTCGAGGCAACGGAGCCCGAGACCAACGCCCCCGACGCCCAGGAGGAAGCATGA
- a CDS encoding DUF3566 domain-containing protein gives MTDRKPNPSAPERPRQSAPDSSATNGGQRRPAQPTPGSLNGGRPAQRPSSPPAPPTPSASPAGSNGRPQQAPPPAAPERPAPTATPSAPQPPQQPAPRSAQPAPPQGQGRTGAPSAAPAQRPGGPAQQQTAPPQQPKPAQPNPAKPAQAPAQQGQPSAPAPDSRQKPAVQAGAAAAAASAGAVAARKGDESTSATPKAPVQTAGSIAEAEAKASEATTVSQPVVSVPTVAPAEQARTGKQRRPKPYDEAPTQKKAPAKGTTRKARLRVHRVDPWSVMKMSFALAIALGIVTVVAVTLVWAVLGAAGVWDAINSTVATVLNDNADAFDIGEYVGFGRIIGLTIVIAAIDVILITALATVGAFLYNLAAQLLGGFEVTLAEDE, from the coding sequence ATGACGGACCGCAAGCCGAACCCCTCGGCTCCCGAGCGGCCGCGGCAGAGCGCGCCCGACAGCAGCGCCACCAACGGTGGCCAGCGTCGACCCGCTCAGCCCACGCCAGGGAGCCTGAACGGGGGTCGTCCGGCGCAGCGGCCTTCGAGCCCTCCTGCCCCGCCGACGCCGTCGGCGTCCCCGGCAGGGTCGAACGGCCGACCGCAGCAGGCTCCGCCCCCGGCGGCCCCGGAACGGCCCGCACCGACTGCAACGCCGTCTGCTCCTCAGCCGCCGCAGCAGCCCGCTCCACGTTCGGCCCAGCCCGCCCCGCCGCAGGGACAGGGCCGCACCGGTGCGCCGAGTGCTGCGCCTGCGCAGCGGCCCGGTGGCCCGGCTCAGCAGCAGACGGCGCCCCCGCAGCAGCCGAAGCCCGCGCAGCCGAACCCGGCCAAGCCGGCCCAGGCCCCTGCACAGCAGGGCCAGCCGTCCGCGCCGGCGCCCGACTCGCGTCAGAAGCCCGCCGTGCAGGCAGGCGCTGCCGCGGCGGCAGCCTCCGCTGGCGCCGTCGCCGCCCGCAAGGGTGACGAGTCGACCTCAGCGACGCCGAAGGCCCCCGTCCAGACCGCCGGATCGATCGCCGAGGCCGAGGCCAAGGCCTCCGAGGCCACGACGGTGAGCCAGCCCGTCGTGTCGGTGCCGACCGTGGCCCCGGCCGAGCAGGCCCGCACCGGCAAGCAGCGCCGGCCCAAGCCGTACGACGAGGCTCCGACCCAGAAGAAGGCCCCCGCCAAGGGCACGACCCGGAAGGCACGCCTGCGTGTCCACCGCGTCGATCCCTGGTCCGTGATGAAGATGTCGTTCGCGTTGGCGATCGCCCTCGGGATCGTCACGGTCGTCGCCGTCACGCTCGTGTGGGCGGTCCTCGGCGCCGCCGGCGTCTGGGACGCGATCAACTCGACCGTGGCGACGGTCCTCAACGACAACGCTGACGCGTTCGACATCGGCGAGTACGTCGGGTTCGGCCGCATCATCGGTCTGACCATCGTCATCGCGGCCATCGATGTCATCCTCATCACTGCGCTGGCCACCGTCGGAGCCTTCCTCTACAACCTCGCGGCCCAGCTCCTCGGTGGTTTCGAGGTCACCCTCGCCGAGGACGAGTGA
- a CDS encoding glutamine amidotransferase, whose amino-acid sequence MKPLLLLSIREDDDAADEEYAAFLRFGGLSEASLRRVRMEAAPLGALALDDYAGIVLGGGPFNASDPEDAKSAVQSRVERELADLLDVVVAQDIPFLGACYGIGVVGTHQGATVDRTFAEPIGCVPVTLTTAGREDPVFSALPDTFDAFVGHKEAISVLPRTAVVLASSPGCPVQAFRVGRNVYATQFHPELDVDGLCTRITTYRHHGYYDPPEHDALHAMARASVVVHPTSVVQRFVAVARGSRARRAVP is encoded by the coding sequence GTGAAACCGCTCCTGCTTCTGAGCATCCGTGAGGACGACGATGCCGCGGACGAGGAGTACGCCGCCTTCCTGCGCTTCGGCGGGCTCAGCGAAGCATCGCTGCGGCGCGTCCGGATGGAAGCAGCCCCGCTGGGCGCGCTCGCGCTCGACGACTACGCGGGCATCGTCCTCGGAGGCGGTCCGTTCAACGCGAGCGATCCCGAGGATGCCAAGTCCGCCGTGCAGAGCCGCGTCGAGCGCGAGCTCGCCGACCTGCTCGACGTCGTCGTCGCGCAGGACATCCCGTTCCTCGGCGCGTGCTACGGCATCGGTGTCGTGGGGACGCACCAGGGCGCGACCGTCGACCGGACGTTCGCCGAACCGATCGGCTGCGTGCCGGTGACCCTGACCACGGCCGGTCGCGAGGACCCGGTGTTCTCAGCGCTCCCGGACACGTTCGACGCCTTCGTCGGCCACAAGGAGGCGATCAGTGTGCTCCCGAGGACTGCGGTCGTTCTGGCCTCGTCCCCAGGATGTCCCGTGCAGGCGTTCCGGGTCGGGCGGAACGTCTACGCGACGCAGTTCCATCCCGAGCTCGACGTCGACGGCCTGTGCACCCGGATCACGACCTATCGCCACCACGGCTACTACGACCCTCCTGAGCACGATGCGCTCCACGCGATGGCGCGTGCCAGCGTCGTCGTCCACCCGACGAGCGTCGTGCAGCGCTTCGTGGCCGTGGCCCGAGGTTCGCGAGCTCGACGCGCGGTGCCGTGA
- a CDS encoding SGNH/GDSL hydrolase family protein has translation MATYRRFVALGDSTTEGVGDEPYADGSPRGWADRFAVLLSEADRTVGYANLAVRGKVTAEVRAEQLAPALALRPDLASLVVAMNDLIRPTFSADRILTDVDAMVGALRRQGSAVLVMTFPDLSAVTPIGRAISGRVIALNRGFRTIAARYGATLLDIGAVPAAGDPRVWADDRLHLNPDGHDLLAHAMASAAGLPGAGETWRDPLPPPSRRSVRTRVATEVAWSRNHLGPWLGRRITGRSSGDGRTPKRPQLEPVVVG, from the coding sequence ATGGCAACCTATCGACGCTTCGTGGCACTCGGTGACAGCACCACGGAGGGCGTCGGCGACGAGCCGTACGCCGACGGTTCGCCGCGCGGCTGGGCCGACCGTTTCGCGGTGCTGCTGTCGGAGGCGGACCGGACAGTCGGCTACGCCAACCTCGCCGTACGCGGCAAGGTGACGGCCGAGGTGCGCGCGGAGCAGCTCGCGCCTGCACTCGCCCTGCGTCCCGACCTCGCCAGCCTGGTCGTCGCCATGAACGACCTGATCCGGCCGACGTTCTCCGCCGACCGCATCCTCACCGACGTCGACGCCATGGTCGGCGCCCTGCGGAGGCAGGGATCCGCGGTCCTGGTGATGACGTTCCCCGACCTCTCTGCCGTCACGCCGATCGGGCGGGCGATCTCCGGCCGGGTGATCGCCCTCAACCGCGGGTTCCGTACGATCGCCGCCCGCTACGGCGCGACGCTCCTCGACATCGGGGCGGTGCCGGCGGCGGGCGATCCGCGCGTCTGGGCGGACGACCGGCTCCATCTCAACCCTGACGGCCACGACCTCCTCGCCCACGCGATGGCGTCGGCGGCAGGGCTGCCGGGTGCCGGCGAGACGTGGCGCGATCCGTTGCCGCCGCCGTCGCGGCGTTCGGTCCGGACCAGGGTCGCCACCGAGGTGGCGTGGTCCCGCAACCATCTCGGACCGTGGCTCGGGCGACGGATCACCGGTCGGTCGTCAGGCGACGGTCGTACGCCGAAGCGCCCGCAGCTCGAGCCGGTCGTGGTCGGCTGA
- a CDS encoding dipeptide ABC transporter ATP-binding protein, protein MISLLKSTRGLQRGMLVAGLVLVTVFLILAVFAPWLAPYGFNETRVDGVPFGTQQPPSSEHWWGTTVGGQDVLSRVIYGARTAVAVIVLAVSFSLVIGVPLGLLSGFLSGPIDRGLVLVMDALYAFPSLLLAIVVAIVVGGGSSGVVGGVLAAAIALTVVFIPQYFRVVRNATLAVKVEPYVDAARVVGTRTPRILFRHILANVRQTVPVIATLNASEAILTLAALGFLGFGIEPSSAAEWGYDLNKAMSDATNGIWWTGVFPGMAIVLMVMGVTLVGESLNDVLNPLLKARGGDTTTVDEQEISEEYDEAVAESGLDESVAEEAAAVDEDVRRVASLSLTDLAVTFHTGGAPVRAVKGVSFDVAPGEVVAVVGESGSGKSVTSRAVMGLLPATASVSGSALLRTSGDDSRELIGMSERKLRAVRGDQVSMIFQEPGTALDPVYTVGWQIVEMIRAHRDMSKRAARARAVELLELVGLPDPERRVDYYPHQLSGGQKQRVMIAMAIALEPDVIIADEPTTALDVTVQAAIIELLLDLRDRLGTAIVLITHNMGVVADVADRAVVMYRGEIVEQASVDRLFSEPRHPYTRRLLDAVPHLGHGAGAPPVDESAPAVLTMQGVTVEFAGRLGQPSFRAVDDVDVVLRRGEVLGLVGESGSGKSTLGRVAVGLQKATHGTVLIGDDDITTLSDRRLRPHRGRFGFVFQDPAASLNPYLTISECVAEPLKVQSDLSSADQRAKVTALLDRVQLPATYAGRYPHELSGGQRQRVSLARALALDPDLLIADEPTSALDVSVQAKVLDLFAELQRELQFACLFISHDLAVVDALANRVAVMRHGRIVEEGTRQEVLHTPREEYTRQLIAAVPVPDPAEQRRRREVRGQLLSDVE, encoded by the coding sequence ATGATCTCTCTGCTCAAGTCCACCCGTGGCCTCCAGCGCGGCATGCTCGTCGCCGGCCTGGTCCTCGTCACGGTCTTCCTCATCCTCGCCGTCTTCGCGCCGTGGCTGGCGCCGTACGGGTTCAACGAGACCCGCGTCGACGGAGTCCCGTTCGGCACGCAGCAGCCGCCGTCCTCCGAGCACTGGTGGGGCACGACCGTCGGCGGCCAGGACGTGCTGTCGCGCGTGATCTACGGCGCTCGTACGGCGGTCGCCGTCATCGTGCTCGCCGTCTCGTTCTCGCTCGTCATCGGTGTCCCGCTCGGACTGCTGTCGGGATTCCTGTCGGGCCCCATCGACCGCGGCCTCGTGCTGGTGATGGACGCCCTGTACGCGTTCCCGTCGCTGCTGCTCGCGATCGTCGTCGCGATCGTCGTCGGCGGTGGTTCGTCCGGGGTGGTGGGCGGTGTCCTCGCCGCCGCGATCGCGCTCACGGTCGTGTTCATCCCTCAGTACTTCCGGGTCGTCCGCAACGCCACGCTCGCGGTGAAGGTCGAGCCGTACGTCGATGCCGCGCGCGTCGTCGGCACCCGCACCCCGCGCATCCTCTTCCGCCACATCCTCGCCAACGTGCGGCAGACGGTCCCGGTCATCGCGACCCTCAACGCCTCCGAGGCGATCCTGACCCTGGCCGCGCTCGGCTTCCTCGGCTTCGGCATCGAGCCGTCCTCGGCGGCGGAGTGGGGCTACGACCTCAACAAGGCGATGTCGGACGCCACGAACGGCATCTGGTGGACCGGCGTCTTCCCCGGCATGGCCATCGTGCTGATGGTGATGGGCGTGACTCTCGTGGGGGAGAGCCTCAACGACGTCCTCAACCCGCTCCTCAAGGCACGCGGTGGCGACACGACCACCGTGGACGAGCAGGAGATCAGCGAGGAGTACGACGAGGCGGTCGCGGAGTCCGGTCTCGACGAGAGCGTCGCCGAGGAGGCGGCCGCCGTCGACGAGGACGTACGCCGGGTGGCGTCGTTGAGCCTCACGGACCTGGCCGTCACCTTCCACACCGGAGGAGCGCCCGTACGCGCGGTCAAGGGCGTCAGCTTCGACGTCGCCCCGGGCGAGGTGGTGGCGGTCGTGGGCGAGTCCGGCTCCGGCAAGTCCGTGACCTCCCGCGCGGTGATGGGACTACTCCCGGCCACGGCCTCGGTGTCGGGCTCGGCGCTCCTCCGGACGTCGGGCGACGACTCCCGGGAGCTGATCGGGATGTCGGAGCGCAAGCTCCGCGCTGTCCGCGGCGACCAGGTCTCGATGATCTTCCAGGAGCCCGGTACGGCCCTGGACCCGGTCTACACGGTCGGCTGGCAGATCGTCGAGATGATCCGGGCGCACCGTGACATGTCGAAGAGGGCCGCGCGGGCTCGTGCCGTCGAGCTGCTCGAGCTGGTGGGGCTGCCCGATCCCGAGCGACGGGTCGACTACTACCCGCACCAGCTGTCGGGAGGCCAGAAGCAGCGGGTGATGATCGCGATGGCGATCGCCCTCGAGCCCGACGTGATCATCGCGGACGAGCCCACGACGGCACTCGACGTGACCGTCCAGGCCGCGATCATCGAGCTGTTGCTCGACCTGCGCGACCGGCTCGGCACCGCGATCGTCCTCATCACGCACAACATGGGTGTGGTCGCGGACGTCGCGGACCGTGCCGTCGTGATGTACCGGGGCGAGATCGTCGAGCAGGCCTCGGTCGACCGGCTCTTCTCCGAGCCTCGCCACCCCTACACGCGGCGCCTCCTCGACGCCGTGCCTCACCTGGGCCACGGCGCGGGAGCACCGCCCGTGGACGAGTCGGCACCCGCGGTTCTCACGATGCAGGGCGTGACCGTCGAGTTCGCCGGACGCCTGGGCCAGCCGTCGTTCCGCGCGGTCGACGACGTCGACGTGGTGCTGCGGCGCGGCGAGGTGCTCGGGCTCGTGGGTGAGTCGGGCAGCGGCAAGTCCACGCTCGGACGCGTCGCCGTCGGCCTCCAGAAGGCGACGCACGGCACGGTGCTGATCGGTGATGACGACATCACCACGCTCTCCGACCGCCGGCTGCGTCCTCACCGTGGGCGCTTCGGGTTCGTCTTCCAGGACCCGGCTGCCTCGCTCAACCCGTACCTCACGATCAGCGAGTGCGTCGCCGAGCCGCTCAAGGTGCAGAGCGACCTGTCGTCCGCCGACCAGCGGGCCAAGGTCACAGCACTTCTCGACCGTGTGCAGCTGCCCGCGACGTACGCGGGCCGGTACCCCCACGAGCTGTCGGGCGGTCAGCGCCAGCGGGTGAGCCTCGCCAGGGCGCTCGCGCTCGACCCCGACCTGCTCATCGCGGACGAGCCGACGTCCGCCCTCGACGTGTCGGTCCAGGCGAAGGTGCTCGACCTGTTCGCCGAGCTGCAGCGCGAGCTCCAGTTCGCGTGCCTCTTCATCAGCCACGACCTGGCCGTGGTCGACGCCCTCGCCAACCGGGTCGCTGTGATGCGGCACGGGCGGATCGTCGAGGAGGGGACGCGGCAGGAGGTTCTCCACACGCCGCGCGAGGAGTACACCCGGCAGCTCATCGCGGCCGTCCCGGTGCCGGACCCTGCGGAGCAGCGTCGCCGGCGCGAGGTCCGCGGGCAGCTGCTCTCCGACGTGGAGTGA